Genomic window (Brevibacterium paucivorans):
TGGCAAGCTCTTTGCCAAGCTCATTAAGAACATCGAAGTTGCAGCGCGCAACGGAGGGGCTGACGTAGCAGGTAACCCTACGCTGTACGACGCGATTCAGAAGGCAAAGAAGTCCTCTGTTCCAAACGACAACATCGAACGCGCGGTCAAGCGTGGAGCAGGCATTGACGGTGGCGGTGTTGACTACCAGACCATCATGTACGAAGGCTACGCACCTGGGGGAGTCGCGCTCCTCATCGAGTGTCTGACCGACAACCGTAACCGTGCGGCCTCGGAAGTTCGTGTGGCTGTGACGCGCAACAACGGAAGCATGGCAGACCCCGGTTCGGTCTCCTACAACTTCAACCGTAAGGGCGTCGTGGCTGTGCCGGTCGAAGGCACCAGCGAAGACGCCATCCTGGAAGCCACGTTGGACGCGGGAGCTGAGGAAGTGAAGGACCAGGGTGACACTCTGGAAGTCATTTCGGAAGCCACCGACCTGGTTGCTGTGCGTACCGCACTGCAGGAAGCCGACATCGACTACGACAGTGCTGAAGCCCGGTTCGTGCCTAACCTCGAAGTGCAGTTGGACGCGGAAACCGCCAAGAAAGTGTTCACGCTTATCGACGCTCTCGAAGACCTCGACGACGTGCAGAACGTGTACTCGAACGCCGACGTCACCGACGAAGTGATGGCCCAGCTGGAGGCCGAAGAGGACTAATGCGCATTCTGGGAGTCGACCCGGGGTTGACTCGCCTGGGCTTGGGTGTGATCGACGCGGGCCGTGCCAGGCAAGCGCGCATGGTGGCGGTCGACGTCATTCGCACCCCTTCACACGACTCTTCGGATGTGCGTTTGGGGCGCATCGCGGATGCGTTCGACACGTGGCTGGACGACTACCGGCCGGATGTTGTGAGTATTGAGCGGATTTTCGCGCGCAACGACGTGTCCACGATTATGGGCACCGCGCAAGCGTCCGGGCTCACGATGGGGCTGGCCGCGCGCCGGGGGATCCCCGTGGCTATGCACACACCGTCCGAGGTGAAAGCGGCTGTCACAGGAAACGGGCGGGCCGACAAGAAGCAGGTCACCCATATGGTGACGCGCATTCTTAAACTCGACAGCCCGCCAAAACCGGCTGACGCCGCCGACGCTCTCGCGTTGGCGATCTGCCACCTGTGGCGAGGCGCCTCGGCTGGTCTTTCCACCCCGGGGGCCACGAAGGACGTGGTGGACCGGCAACGCGCTAGCCGGCAGGGTGACAATCTCACACCGGCGCAACGTGCGTGGGCACAAGCGATCAGGGACGCGCGCTAGAGCGGTCCCACATCCCAGTGGATACATGCGCTAACGTAGAATTAATCGCACATATGTTCCCAAAGGATGTCCATTGATTCGGTACCTCGAAGGCACAGTTCACACAGTTTCGGCCAATTCGCTCACCGTTGTCACCTACGGGGTTGGGCGGGAAGTTTTTGTGACTCCTGCGGTAGCCGGCCGGGTGCGCACGGGTTCAGAAGTCGCGTTGCACACCGAGCTCATTGTTCGCGAAGACGCGCTGACCTTGTACGGCTTCGATACGCCCGGCGAACTGAAGCTGTTTTCCACGTTGTTGGGTGCAAACGGGGTCGGGCCCAAGCTCGCCTTGGCGATTCTTTCCGTGCTGTCACCGGACCAGGTGTACGGCGCAATTTCGGACAACACTCCTAAGGTGCTCACGGCGGTACCGGGAGTTGGCCCCAAGGTCGCCGCCAAGCTCATCGTGGACTTGCAGGGTAAGGTGCCTACCACCTCGGCCGTTCCTTCTTCCGCAGCAGGGCCCGCCAGCGCCGAGGTGGTGCAGGCTCTTGTGGGTCTGGGCTGGAAAGAAGCGGCTGCGATCAAAGCGGTGGAGACGGTGGCACCGGATATGGACGGGGCGTCGGTGGC
Coding sequences:
- a CDS encoding YebC/PmpR family DNA-binding transcriptional regulator, with amino-acid sequence MAGHSKWATTKHKKAAIDAKRGKLFAKLIKNIEVAARNGGADVAGNPTLYDAIQKAKKSSVPNDNIERAVKRGAGIDGGGVDYQTIMYEGYAPGGVALLIECLTDNRNRAASEVRVAVTRNNGSMADPGSVSYNFNRKGVVAVPVEGTSEDAILEATLDAGAEEVKDQGDTLEVISEATDLVAVRTALQEADIDYDSAEARFVPNLEVQLDAETAKKVFTLIDALEDLDDVQNVYSNADVTDEVMAQLEAEED
- the ruvC gene encoding crossover junction endodeoxyribonuclease RuvC — protein: MRILGVDPGLTRLGLGVIDAGRARQARMVAVDVIRTPSHDSSDVRLGRIADAFDTWLDDYRPDVVSIERIFARNDVSTIMGTAQASGLTMGLAARRGIPVAMHTPSEVKAAVTGNGRADKKQVTHMVTRILKLDSPPKPADAADALALAICHLWRGASAGLSTPGATKDVVDRQRASRQGDNLTPAQRAWAQAIRDAR
- the ruvA gene encoding Holliday junction branch migration protein RuvA yields the protein MIRYLEGTVHTVSANSLTVVTYGVGREVFVTPAVAGRVRTGSEVALHTELIVREDALTLYGFDTPGELKLFSTLLGANGVGPKLALAILSVLSPDQVYGAISDNTPKVLTAVPGVGPKVAAKLIVDLQGKVPTTSAVPSSAAGPASAEVVQALVGLGWKEAAAIKAVETVAPDMDGASVADLLKAALRELGGSR